The Planctomycetota bacterium genome segment GACGGGCCGGCGATACCCGGACTGTCGCGGCCGATACATCACGCGGCAGCAGGAGGGACCGGGCGTGACGGTCCTGCGGTGCCACGTGAGCCGCTCCTACGCGAGCGGGAGCCGTCTCGGCCGCGCGTGGGCGCTCGTGACCTTCATGGTCTCCAGTATCCTCGCGGGCATCCTGCGGGCGCCGCGGCCCGACGTGATCGTGGCGACGAGCCCTCCGCTCGGCGTCACGCTGACAATGTGGGCGCTGTCGGCCTGGCACGGGGCGCCGGCGGTTTTTGAAGTCCGCGACCTGTGGCCCGACTGCCTGGTGGCCGAAGGGTTGCTCCGGAATCGTCTCGCCCTGAGGCTGTTCTACTGGATGGAGGCCGTCGGGTATCGTCGAAGCCGCTGGGTGAATGTCCTGACTCCTGCGTTTGAGCGTTGGATAGCCGATCACAAAGGGGTGCCGCGGGCCCGGATGAGCATGATCCCCAATGGGGCGGACCTGGACCTGCTCGAGCCGGGGCCGAAGGAAAACGCCGTCCGCCGAAAACTCGGATTGGAGGGAAAGGTCGTCGTGAGTTACTTTGGGGCGCACGGGCGGGCCAACGCGCTCGACCAGTTGCTCGACACCGCGGCGCTTGTCAAGGACGAGATGCCCGACGTACGATTTATGCTGGTGGGCGACGGGCCGGTCAAGGGCGATTTGGTGGCCCGCGCCGGTCGCGAAGGTCTGACCAACGTCGTGTTCGCGGATGCTGTGGCGAAGGCCGAAGTGGCGGACTACATCAATGCGTCGGACGTTTGCACGGCCACGCTCATGAACATCGAGCACTACAAAATGTATTACCCGAACAAGGTGTTCGACTACATGTGCTGCGCCCGGCCGATTATTATCGCGATTGACGGGGTGGCCCGGGAGTTGGTGGAAAAG includes the following:
- a CDS encoding glycosyltransferase family 4 protein: MRVLLVHQFFLGPGDPGGSRWNEFVKYWAAKGHEITVIAGNLHYATGRRYPDCRGRYITRQQEGPGVTVLRCHVSRSYASGSRLGRAWALVTFMVSSILAGILRAPRPDVIVATSPPLGVTLTMWALSAWHGAPAVFEVRDLWPDCLVAEGLLRNRLALRLFYWMEAVGYRRSRWVNVLTPAFERWIADHKGVPRARMSMIPNGADLDLLEPGPKENAVRRKLGLEGKVVVSYFGAHGRANALDQLLDTAALVKDEMPDVRFMLVGDGPVKGDLVARAGREGLTNVVFADAVAKAEVADYINASDVCTATLMNIEHYKMYYPNKVFDYMCCARPIIIAIDGVARELVEKAGAGLFAEPENPRAFREALRAMRRDPEAARRMGESGRRFVAENFSRRMLAERLLEIVTRVAEGRRAS